A region of Massilia sp. KIM DNA encodes the following proteins:
- a CDS encoding AMP-binding protein: protein MPENLSYVHGAHDVPLIGDTIGPFLRKVAARHGEREALVVPHQDVRWTYREFDERVTAVAARLLAIGLQPGERVGIWSQNCAEWVLAQFATARAGLVLVNINPAYRRAELEYVLAKVGCACLILSPAFKSSDYLAILQDVAPEIGASEPGRLACARLPALRHVIRLGAERTPGMLNFDSLLAAPDEAQRARLEAVEAALQFDEPVNIQFTSGTTGAPKGATLTHHNILNNGFFVGEAMRLTSADRLCIPVPLYHCFGMVLGNLACVTHGAAMVFPGEGFEPQSVLATVQAERCTGLHGVPTMFIALLDHPDFARYDLSTLRTGIMAGSPCPAEVMSRVIARMHMAEITIAYGMTETSPVSFQSAVDDPVDLRVSTIGRVHPHLEVKIVDPDGRIVPRGVKGELLTRGYSVMLGYWDDEEKTREAIDRAGWMHTGDLAVIDAQGYAAIVGRAKDMVIRGGENIYPREVEEFLYRHPKVLDVQCVGVPDAKYGEELCACIVLRPGMQADEDEIRQFCQGQIAHYKIPRYVRFVPGFPMTVTGKIQKYLLRQQVATELGLAG from the coding sequence ATGCCCGAGAACCTGAGCTATGTGCACGGCGCCCACGATGTGCCGCTGATCGGCGACACCATCGGCCCTTTCCTGAGGAAGGTCGCCGCGCGCCACGGCGAGCGCGAGGCCCTGGTGGTGCCACACCAGGACGTGCGCTGGACCTACCGCGAGTTCGACGAGCGCGTGACGGCAGTGGCGGCCCGTCTGCTCGCCATCGGCCTGCAGCCGGGCGAACGGGTCGGCATCTGGTCGCAGAACTGCGCGGAATGGGTGCTGGCGCAGTTCGCCACCGCGCGCGCCGGGCTGGTCCTGGTCAACATCAACCCGGCCTACCGGCGCGCCGAGCTCGAATACGTGCTGGCCAAGGTGGGATGCGCCTGCCTGATCCTCTCGCCCGCCTTCAAGTCCAGCGACTACCTCGCCATCCTGCAGGACGTGGCGCCCGAGATCGGCGCCAGCGAGCCCGGGCGGCTGGCCTGCGCGCGCCTGCCGGCGCTGCGCCACGTGATCCGGCTCGGCGCCGAACGCACGCCCGGGATGCTGAACTTCGACAGCCTGCTGGCGGCGCCGGACGAGGCGCAGCGCGCCCGGCTTGAGGCCGTCGAGGCCGCGCTGCAGTTCGACGAGCCGGTCAACATCCAGTTCACCTCCGGAACCACCGGCGCGCCCAAGGGCGCCACCCTCACCCACCACAACATCCTGAACAACGGCTTCTTCGTCGGCGAGGCGATGCGCCTCACCAGCGCGGACCGGCTGTGCATCCCGGTCCCGCTCTACCACTGCTTCGGCATGGTGCTCGGCAACCTCGCCTGCGTGACCCACGGCGCGGCCATGGTCTTCCCGGGCGAGGGTTTCGAGCCGCAGTCGGTGCTGGCCACGGTGCAGGCGGAGCGCTGCACCGGCCTGCACGGCGTGCCGACCATGTTCATCGCCCTGCTCGACCATCCGGACTTCGCCCGCTACGACCTGTCGACCCTGCGCACCGGGATCATGGCCGGCTCGCCCTGCCCGGCCGAAGTGATGAGCCGGGTGATCGCCAGGATGCACATGGCCGAGATCACCATCGCCTATGGCATGACCGAGACCTCGCCGGTCAGCTTCCAGAGCGCGGTGGACGACCCTGTCGATCTGCGCGTCTCGACCATCGGCCGCGTCCATCCTCACCTCGAGGTCAAGATCGTCGACCCGGACGGGCGCATCGTGCCGCGCGGCGTCAAGGGCGAGCTGCTCACGCGCGGCTATTCGGTGATGCTGGGTTACTGGGACGACGAGGAAAAGACGCGCGAGGCCATCGACCGCGCCGGCTGGATGCACACCGGCGACCTCGCCGTGATCGACGCCCAGGGCTACGCGGCCATCGTCGGCCGCGCCAAGGACATGGTCATCCGCGGCGGCGAGAACATCTATCCGCGCGAGGTCGAGGAATTCCTGTACCGGCATCCGAAGGTGCTGGACGTGCAGTGCGTCGGCGTACCGGACGCGAAGTACGGCGAGGAACTGTGCGCCTGCATCGTGCTGCGGCCCGGCATGCAGGCGGACGAGGACGAGATCCGCCAGTTCTGCCAGGGCCAGATTGCGCACTACAAGATTCCGCGCTACGTGCGCTTCGTGCCCGGTTTCCCCATGACGGTGACCGGCAAGATCCAGAAGTACCTGCTGCGCCAGCAGGTGGCGACGGAACTCGGGCTGGCCGGCTGA
- a CDS encoding TonB-dependent receptor — translation MPCTPAPAALAAGLFLCAPGAQATDPVVVMGEVRVSAQRAGGPLRASSVLSSVDVLGADKVEDKNVMNSWELVGQLPGVQLTETRMGAESGKASFRAFNGEGYINGIKVLIDGVPSNVNSGNQRFIDMIFPLEIDSIEVVRGTNDPRYGLHNIGGNINFNTRQGGNYLDGRVSAGSFDTRELQLAVGREQDGFAQNYMVARQDSHGHRAHSDSGKHTLGAKWFLSSSDRRLSAGLVLRSYRHQADEPGFLTAAQLAADRDQSPPKNARDRSKREMHHASAHLDWQIGPDAFLSSKLYTNRYHDDRRVTFTSNPLGTAPRQRRLWDEDQLGFMSTLTWRVAPRVTLDGGVNTERQDNRYRRYRFAFALPTDFGSPAAVQNDDSYTLNNLGAYAQAVLTPFDSLKIVPGYRVDRFTGRNTFNRTGASAALQDYGWIRQPKLSMVYSPLPALSLYANWGRTFQILTGSGGPAYLVPGQAAYAPSTNTGKEVGIKFKPGAASELRLALWRQDAEDEVANMPSTGTTVGLGRTRREGLDLQWSGRVSKTLALWASHSLQKAEVVSAFGADGASLAGKEVFSTPRYIANAGAELRLSERWRAGLQGRAQGSYYIDNANAAGKFGGFVLFDASLRYALSERVNLDLQVKNLADRRYEYAWYDNFFWPAAEAQAMFSPGPGRAAYLSLSFKL, via the coding sequence ATGCCATGCACTCCTGCGCCGGCGGCGCTCGCCGCCGGTCTGTTCCTGTGCGCCCCCGGGGCGCAGGCCACCGATCCGGTCGTCGTGATGGGCGAGGTGCGGGTCAGCGCCCAGCGCGCCGGCGGGCCGCTGCGTGCTTCCAGCGTCCTGAGTTCGGTCGACGTGCTGGGCGCGGACAAGGTCGAGGACAAGAACGTCATGAACAGCTGGGAGCTGGTGGGCCAGCTGCCCGGGGTGCAGCTGACCGAGACCCGCATGGGCGCGGAATCGGGCAAGGCCAGCTTCCGCGCCTTCAACGGCGAAGGCTATATCAACGGCATCAAGGTGCTGATCGATGGGGTGCCGAGCAACGTCAACAGCGGCAACCAGCGCTTCATCGACATGATTTTTCCGCTGGAGATCGACAGCATCGAAGTGGTGCGCGGCACCAACGACCCGCGCTATGGCCTGCATAACATCGGCGGCAACATCAACTTCAACACGCGCCAGGGCGGCAACTACCTCGACGGGCGCGTCAGCGCCGGCAGCTTCGACACCCGCGAACTGCAACTGGCCGTCGGCCGCGAGCAGGACGGCTTCGCCCAGAACTACATGGTGGCAAGGCAGGACAGCCATGGCCACCGCGCGCACAGCGACTCGGGCAAGCATACGCTTGGCGCCAAATGGTTCCTGAGCTCCAGCGACCGGCGCCTCAGCGCGGGCCTGGTGCTGCGCAGCTACCGCCACCAGGCGGATGAGCCGGGCTTCCTGACCGCCGCCCAGCTGGCCGCCGACCGCGACCAGTCGCCGCCCAAGAACGCGCGGGACCGGAGCAAGCGCGAGATGCACCACGCGAGCGCCCACCTCGACTGGCAGATCGGGCCGGACGCCTTCCTGAGCAGTAAGCTCTACACCAACCGCTACCACGACGACCGCCGGGTCACCTTCACCAGCAACCCGCTCGGCACCGCGCCGCGCCAGCGCCGCCTGTGGGACGAGGACCAGCTGGGCTTCATGAGCACCCTGACCTGGCGCGTCGCCCCACGCGTCACGCTCGACGGCGGCGTGAATACCGAGCGCCAGGACAACCGCTACCGCCGCTACCGCTTCGCGTTCGCGCTGCCGACCGACTTCGGCAGCCCGGCCGCGGTCCAGAACGACGACAGCTATACCCTCAACAACCTCGGCGCCTACGCGCAGGCGGTCCTGACGCCCTTCGACTCGCTCAAGATCGTCCCCGGCTACCGCGTCGACCGCTTCACCGGCCGCAACACCTTCAACCGGACCGGCGCGAGCGCCGCGCTGCAGGACTATGGCTGGATCAGGCAGCCCAAGCTGAGCATGGTGTACAGCCCGCTGCCTGCGCTCAGCCTGTACGCCAACTGGGGACGGACCTTCCAGATCCTGACCGGCTCGGGCGGGCCGGCCTACCTGGTCCCCGGCCAGGCCGCCTATGCGCCGTCCACCAACACCGGCAAGGAGGTCGGCATCAAGTTCAAGCCCGGCGCCGCCAGCGAGCTGCGGCTGGCGCTGTGGCGCCAGGACGCCGAGGACGAGGTCGCGAACATGCCTTCCACCGGCACCACGGTGGGCCTGGGACGCACCCGGCGCGAAGGTCTCGACCTGCAATGGTCCGGGCGGGTAAGCAAGACGCTCGCGCTGTGGGCCTCGCACTCGCTGCAGAAGGCCGAGGTGGTGAGCGCCTTCGGCGCCGATGGCGCTTCGCTGGCGGGCAAGGAGGTGTTCTCGACCCCGCGCTACATCGCCAATGCCGGGGCCGAATTGCGCCTCTCGGAGCGCTGGCGCGCGGGGCTGCAGGGCAGGGCCCAGGGCAGCTACTACATCGACAACGCCAACGCGGCCGGCAAGTTCGGCGGCTTCGTCCTGTTCGACGCCAGCCTGCGCTACGCGCTGTCGGAGCGCGTGAACCTGGACCTGCAGGTGAAGAACCTGGCCGACCGGCGCTACGAATACGCCTGGTACGACAACTTCTTCTGGCCCGCCGCCGAGGCCCAGGCCATGTTCTCGCCGGGGCCGGGGCGCGCGGCCTACCTGTCGCTGAGCTTCAAGCTGTGA
- a CDS encoding DUF1624 domain-containing protein, producing MDPALDRQRIAAIDALRGLVMVLMLADHVRETFLLHLQVADPMDVVSTPGWLFLSRLVSHLCAPVFVFLTGLSAWLYAARQPDGPAAASAFLFKRGLFLVVLELTVVNFAWTARFPPTVIYLQVIWAIGVSMIVLAALVRLPRKALIVLGLLIVAGHNFLDPLHFAPGHPLHMPWAVLHDRGWLEFGQTLRVRTSYPVLPWIGIICLGYACGPWFGPGRDARERRERLAGWALALLTGFGALRWANVYGDQPWVAGATGIETLLSFFNVKKYPPSLLFAMLTLSVGLGLLAWLDARRGVLVRGLAVLGSAPMFFYLVHLYALQLLARAAIAAVGEDGARLDSVWPVWLLTLALTLLLFPAVRAFARLKARRRDLAWLKYL from the coding sequence ATGGATCCCGCCCTGGATCGCCAGCGGATCGCCGCCATCGACGCCCTGCGCGGCCTGGTCATGGTGCTCATGCTGGCCGATCACGTGCGCGAGACCTTCCTGCTGCACCTGCAGGTGGCCGATCCGATGGACGTCGTGTCCACTCCCGGCTGGCTGTTCCTCTCGCGCCTGGTCTCCCACCTGTGCGCCCCGGTGTTCGTGTTCCTCACCGGCCTGTCGGCCTGGCTGTACGCCGCGCGCCAGCCGGACGGCCCGGCCGCCGCCTCGGCTTTCCTGTTCAAGCGCGGCCTGTTCCTGGTCGTGCTCGAACTGACGGTGGTGAACTTCGCCTGGACCGCGCGCTTCCCGCCGACCGTGATCTACCTGCAGGTAATCTGGGCCATCGGCGTGTCGATGATCGTGCTGGCGGCGCTGGTGCGCCTGCCGCGCAAGGCGCTCATCGTCCTGGGCCTGCTCATCGTCGCCGGACACAACTTTCTCGATCCGCTGCACTTCGCGCCCGGCCATCCCCTGCACATGCCGTGGGCGGTGCTGCACGACCGCGGCTGGCTGGAGTTCGGCCAGACGCTGCGCGTGCGCACCTCCTACCCGGTGCTGCCCTGGATCGGCATCATCTGCCTTGGCTATGCCTGCGGTCCCTGGTTCGGCCCGGGACGCGATGCCCGTGAGCGCCGCGAGCGCCTTGCCGGCTGGGCGCTGGCGCTGCTGACGGGCTTTGGCGCGCTGCGCTGGGCCAATGTGTACGGCGACCAGCCCTGGGTGGCCGGCGCGACCGGCATCGAGACCTTGCTGAGCTTCTTCAACGTGAAGAAATATCCGCCTTCGCTCCTGTTCGCCATGCTGACCCTGAGCGTCGGCCTCGGCCTGCTGGCCTGGCTGGACGCACGCAGGGGCGTCCTGGTTCGCGGCCTCGCCGTGCTGGGATCGGCGCCGATGTTCTTCTACCTCGTGCACCTGTACGCGCTCCAGCTGCTCGCACGGGCGGCCATTGCCGCAGTTGGCGAAGATGGGGCGCGCCTGGACAGCGTCTGGCCCGTGTGGCTGCTGACGCTGGCGCTGACGCTGCTCCTGTTCCCGGCGGTGCGGGCCTTCGCCAGGCTGAAGGCGCGCCGGCGCGACCTTGCCTGGCTGAAGTACCTGTAG